One genomic region from Bradyrhizobium icense encodes:
- a CDS encoding DUF309 domain-containing protein, producing MIAPPAAGNLPLPRWAYVPGEAGAANADYETLAQITALVPARFQGYVPARHPALRYGMALNDRGYFWEAQEILETVWAAAPQGGRERILLRACILIATANLRLRMQKPHVAVRLFGEALGELDALGMRNAGGDGFADGFPVAALAALIKAKLEQPQLGKADWVAFAATGRT from the coding sequence ATGATCGCACCCCCAGCCGCCGGCAATCTTCCGTTGCCTCGCTGGGCCTATGTGCCGGGCGAGGCCGGCGCGGCGAATGCCGATTACGAAACGCTGGCGCAGATCACAGCTCTGGTACCGGCGCGCTTCCAGGGCTACGTGCCGGCGCGCCACCCGGCGCTACGCTACGGCATGGCGCTCAACGATCGCGGCTATTTCTGGGAGGCGCAGGAGATCCTGGAGACGGTATGGGCGGCGGCGCCGCAAGGCGGCCGCGAACGAATCTTGCTGCGCGCCTGTATCCTGATCGCGACCGCCAATCTGCGGCTGCGAATGCAGAAGCCGCACGTCGCCGTGCGGCTATTCGGTGAAGCGCTTGGCGAGCTCGACGCGCTGGGCATGCGGAATGCGGGTGGCGACGGCTTTGCCGACGGCTTCCCGGTTGCGGCGCTGGCGGCCCTTATCAAGGCGAAACTTGAGCAGCCGCAGCTCGGCAAGGCCGATTGGGTCGCCTTCGCGGCCACTGGCCGAACATGA
- a CDS encoding alpha/beta fold hydrolase: MTTLTPSGFLTVGASHLEYRMVGPSPEHAPVIVMLHEGLGSTGLWGDFPDKLQAATGAGVFAYSRAGYGASTPVKLPRSLDYMHVEALDVLPKLLDKIGFRRGLLLGHSDGASIAAIYAGSHQDHRVQALALIAPHFIVEDISVASIANIRNAYETTNLKGKLSRWHRDVDNAFYGWNGAWLDPEFRNWDISEYLAYIRVPIAILQGVDDQYGTLRQVEIAREECYCPVDVTVIPSAGHQPHREAPEATLDAISEFAKAVLHTGNGSQGRAA; encoded by the coding sequence ATGACAACCCTAACCCCATCAGGCTTCCTCACGGTCGGCGCTTCCCATCTCGAATACCGCATGGTCGGCCCGTCGCCCGAGCACGCGCCTGTTATCGTCATGCTGCATGAGGGACTCGGCTCGACCGGCCTGTGGGGCGATTTTCCCGACAAGCTGCAGGCCGCGACCGGCGCCGGCGTGTTCGCGTATTCGCGCGCGGGCTACGGCGCATCGACGCCGGTGAAACTGCCGCGGTCGCTCGACTACATGCATGTCGAGGCGCTCGACGTGCTGCCGAAACTGCTCGACAAGATCGGGTTTCGCCGCGGCCTCTTGCTCGGTCATTCCGATGGCGCCTCGATCGCGGCGATCTATGCGGGCTCGCACCAGGATCACCGCGTGCAGGCCCTCGCGCTGATCGCCCCGCATTTCATCGTCGAGGACATTTCGGTGGCCTCGATTGCGAATATCCGGAACGCCTACGAGACCACGAATTTGAAGGGGAAGCTTTCGCGCTGGCACAGGGACGTCGACAACGCCTTCTATGGCTGGAACGGCGCCTGGCTCGATCCGGAATTCCGCAACTGGGATATTTCCGAATACCTCGCCTATATCCGCGTGCCGATAGCGATCCTGCAAGGCGTGGACGACCAGTATGGGACCCTGCGCCAGGTCGAGATCGCCCGGGAAGAGTGCTATTGTCCGGTCGATGTGACTGTGATTCCGTCCGCGGGACATCAGCCGCATCGCGAAGCGCCGGAGGCGACGCTCGATGCGATTTCGGAATTCGCAAAGGCGGTGTTGCACACAGGTAACGGCTCGCAGGGACGGGCCGCCTAA
- a CDS encoding benzoate-CoA ligase family protein — translation MSGTSGSYNAVTWLLDRNVEEGRGAKLAFTDTVTELTYGELQRQTRRVANMLRRLGVRREERVAMIMLDTVDFPCVFLGAIRAGVVPVPLNTLLTAEQYAYILGDCRARVLFVSEALLPVVKDVVGRMPDLEHVVVAGKDAHGHKKLSDELARESDTFATAATHPDEPAFWLYSSGSTGMPKGVRHLHSNLAATAETYAKQVLGIRGDDVCLSAAKLFFAYGLGNALTFPMSVGASTVLHTERPTPAAMFALMNKYNPTIFYGVPTLFAAMLNDETLKDARAGNRLRICTSAGEALPESVGNAWKARFGVDILDGVGSTELLHIFLSNAPGDIKYGSSGRPVPGYKVRLVNEAGAEVADGEVGELLVDAPSAGEGYWNQRAKSRSTFEGHWTRTGDKYIRDADGRYTFCGRSDDMFKVSGIWVSPFEVESALITHPAVLEAAVVPEADPEGLLKPKAFVVLRAGAKTDDLHEALKEHVKQKIGPWKYPRWIDVVDSLPKTATGKIQRFKLRDGAS, via the coding sequence GTGAGCGGCACGTCCGGTTCGTACAATGCGGTGACTTGGCTGCTCGACCGCAATGTCGAGGAGGGGCGCGGGGCCAAGCTCGCCTTCACCGACACCGTCACCGAACTCACCTATGGCGAGCTGCAGCGGCAGACCCGACGGGTCGCCAACATGCTGCGCCGGCTCGGCGTCCGCCGCGAAGAGCGCGTGGCGATGATCATGCTCGATACCGTCGATTTCCCGTGTGTGTTTCTCGGCGCGATCCGCGCCGGTGTCGTGCCGGTGCCGCTCAACACGCTGCTGACGGCGGAGCAGTATGCCTACATACTTGGAGATTGCCGCGCGCGCGTCCTGTTCGTCTCCGAAGCGCTGCTGCCGGTCGTCAAGGATGTCGTCGGGCGGATGCCGGACCTCGAACACGTCGTCGTGGCGGGCAAGGACGCGCACGGCCACAAAAAGCTTTCAGACGAGCTGGCGCGCGAGAGCGATACGTTTGCGACCGCGGCGACACATCCCGATGAGCCGGCGTTCTGGCTGTATTCGTCGGGCTCGACCGGCATGCCCAAGGGCGTGCGGCATCTGCATTCCAATCTGGCCGCCACCGCCGAAACCTACGCCAAGCAGGTGCTCGGCATTCGCGGGGACGACGTTTGTCTGTCGGCGGCAAAATTGTTCTTCGCCTATGGCCTCGGCAATGCGCTGACGTTTCCGATGTCGGTCGGCGCTTCCACGGTCTTGCACACCGAACGGCCGACGCCAGCTGCGATGTTCGCGTTGATGAACAAATACAACCCGACCATTTTCTACGGCGTGCCGACGCTGTTCGCCGCGATGCTCAACGACGAGACGCTGAAGGACGCGCGCGCCGGCAACCGCCTGCGTATCTGCACCTCCGCCGGCGAAGCGCTGCCGGAATCGGTCGGCAACGCCTGGAAGGCACGCTTCGGCGTCGACATTCTCGATGGCGTCGGCTCGACCGAGCTGCTGCACATCTTCCTTTCCAACGCGCCCGGCGACATCAAATACGGCTCCTCCGGCCGTCCGGTGCCCGGCTACAAGGTGCGGCTGGTCAATGAGGCCGGCGCCGAGGTAGCAGATGGCGAGGTCGGGGAATTGCTGGTCGATGCGCCCTCGGCAGGCGAGGGCTACTGGAATCAGCGCGCCAAGAGCCGTTCGACCTTCGAAGGCCACTGGACCCGCACCGGCGACAAGTACATTCGCGACGCCGACGGCCGCTACACCTTCTGCGGCCGGAGCGACGACATGTTCAAGGTTTCGGGCATCTGGGTCTCGCCGTTCGAGGTGGAGAGCGCGCTGATCACCCACCCGGCCGTGCTCGAAGCCGCCGTCGTTCCCGAAGCCGATCCCGAAGGATTGTTGAAGCCGAAAGCTTTTGTGGTGCTGCGCGCCGGCGCCAAAACCGATGATCTGCATGAGGCGCTGAAGGAACACGTCAAGCAGAAGATCGGCCCATGGAAATATCCGCGCTGGATCGACGTGGTGGACAGCCTGCCGAAGACGGCGACGGGTAAGATTCAGCGGTTCAAGTTGCGGGATGGCGCATCGTAA
- a CDS encoding helix-turn-helix transcriptional regulator: MTEASDPESGFLEQLGQRVRTMRALRGMSRKVLAKVSGISERYIAQLESGKGNVSIVLLRRVSNAMGAHLEDLIPSAEPAPDWAVIRDLLRKATPAQIAQAKDALAGGGPSAQRRISFAGIALIGLRGAGKSTLGRMLAKKIGWKFVELNKEVEAQNGLSVAEIIALYGQEGFRRMEQAALGQLLARKELMVLATGGGIVSEPLTFDLILSSFYTIWLKAEPEEHMARVRRQGDLRPMADDRSAMAELRNILISREPLYARASAVVDTAGLSVDAAAARLSDAVAPVLHDKHAFGLRSAVS; encoded by the coding sequence ATGACCGAGGCCAGCGACCCCGAATCCGGCTTTCTCGAGCAGCTTGGCCAGCGTGTGCGCACCATGCGCGCCCTCCGCGGCATGTCGCGAAAAGTGCTCGCCAAGGTTTCCGGAATTTCCGAGCGCTATATCGCGCAGCTCGAAAGCGGCAAGGGCAATGTCTCGATCGTGCTGCTGCGGCGCGTGTCGAACGCGATGGGCGCGCATCTCGAAGATCTGATTCCTTCGGCTGAGCCCGCACCGGATTGGGCCGTCATTCGCGATCTCCTGCGCAAGGCAACGCCGGCGCAGATCGCTCAGGCCAAGGACGCGCTGGCTGGCGGCGGTCCGTCGGCGCAGCGGCGGATTTCGTTTGCCGGCATTGCCCTGATCGGCCTGCGCGGCGCCGGCAAATCCACGCTCGGCAGGATGCTGGCAAAAAAGATCGGCTGGAAATTCGTCGAGCTCAACAAGGAGGTCGAGGCGCAGAACGGCTTGTCCGTCGCCGAGATCATCGCGCTCTACGGCCAGGAAGGTTTTAGGCGCATGGAGCAGGCGGCGCTCGGGCAGTTGCTGGCGCGGAAAGAGCTGATGGTGCTGGCGACCGGCGGCGGCATCGTCTCCGAGCCGTTGACCTTCGACCTGATCCTGTCGTCGTTCTACACCATCTGGCTGAAGGCCGAGCCGGAGGAGCACATGGCCCGCGTCCGCCGCCAGGGCGATTTGCGGCCGATGGCGGACGATCGCTCGGCAATGGCAGAGTTGCGCAACATCCTCATCAGCCGCGAGCCACTCTATGCGCGGGCGTCAGCCGTGGTCGATACCGCCGGGCTTTCCGTCGACGCGGCGGCGGCGCGGCTGAGCGATGCGGTTGCGCCGGTGCTGCACGACAAGCACGCGTTCGGCCTGCGCAGCGCGGTGTCGTGA
- a CDS encoding IclR family transcriptional regulator domain-containing protein produces the protein MPKLKRAANADNRGATDFIESLDRGLRVLEIFGGSRQPMTLSDLAKAADLPRATARRILFTLERAGFVATDGKLFRLMPRVLVLASSYLASNHVVSVLQPALDRLSSGAQEIASMAILDGNDVVFVARASPTRIFSAGIDIGYRLPAFCTSVGRVLLSRLSDDELVAALDRMELAPLTPFTVTDKKLLLKTIVADRAQGYSLVDREAEPGFRSVSVPVRRYDSAIVAAINMGAHVDRVSAAEMIERFLPRLRETAASVKSMLV, from the coding sequence ATGCCCAAGCTTAAACGCGCGGCAAACGCAGACAACCGCGGCGCGACCGATTTCATCGAAAGCCTCGACCGTGGCCTGCGTGTGCTGGAAATATTCGGCGGCAGCCGGCAACCGATGACGCTGAGCGACCTCGCCAAGGCCGCCGACCTGCCGCGCGCGACCGCGCGGCGCATCCTCTTCACGCTCGAACGCGCCGGCTTCGTCGCCACCGACGGCAAGCTGTTTCGCCTGATGCCGCGCGTGCTGGTGCTGGCATCAAGCTATCTCGCCTCCAACCATGTCGTCTCCGTGTTGCAGCCGGCGCTGGATCGACTGTCGAGCGGGGCGCAGGAGATCGCGTCGATGGCGATCCTCGACGGCAACGATGTCGTCTTCGTCGCGCGCGCCAGCCCGACGCGAATCTTCTCGGCAGGGATAGACATCGGCTACCGGCTGCCGGCCTTCTGCACCTCGGTCGGCCGCGTGCTGCTGTCGCGGCTGTCCGACGACGAACTGGTCGCGGCGCTTGATAGGATGGAGCTTGCGCCGCTGACGCCGTTCACCGTCACCGACAAGAAGCTGCTCCTGAAGACGATCGTTGCCGATCGCGCGCAAGGCTATTCGCTGGTCGATCGCGAAGCCGAGCCGGGATTCCGTTCAGTCTCCGTGCCGGTCCGCCGCTACGACAGTGCGATCGTCGCCGCCATCAACATGGGCGCGCATGTCGACCGCGTGTCCGCGGCCGAGATGATCGAACGCTTCCTGCCGCGATTGCGCGAGACGGCGGCATCGGTCAAGTCGATGCTGGTGTGA
- a CDS encoding aromatic ring-hydroxylating dioxygenase subunit alpha has product MMSQEANDLITRTGRKDPCGKLMRMYWQPAALVDELQGPRPVRPVKLLGENLVLFRDEQGRYGLIDRHCAHRGADLAFGRLENGGLRCAFHGWLFDVSGQCLETPAEPRDSKLCQGIKQRSYPVVEKSGILWAYLGEGEPPAFPEIDCFVAPDSHTFAFKGHINCNWLQALEVGIDPAHASFLHRFFEDEDTSTAYGKQFRGASAGSDLPMTKILREYDNPIINVEHTEYGLRLIALREIDEERTHVRVTNQLFPHGFVIPMSTEMTITQWHVPIDDENCYWYAIFTSYAAPVDKKKMREQRLELYELPDYKSRKNKSNDYGFDPHEQATATYTGMGTDINVHDQWAVESMGPIQDRTNEHLGQSDKAIVQYRRLLRQEIEKVTGGEKPMLFLDAAHARSIQGPATMDGIGPTLGWEIYWMEVDVKRRRGAPWAAPVPAEISGKIQHLSAAE; this is encoded by the coding sequence ATGATGAGCCAGGAAGCGAACGACCTGATCACCCGCACCGGCCGCAAGGACCCGTGCGGAAAGCTGATGCGGATGTACTGGCAGCCGGCGGCGCTGGTGGACGAGCTGCAGGGCCCGAGGCCTGTGCGCCCCGTAAAGCTGCTCGGCGAAAATCTCGTGCTGTTTCGCGACGAGCAAGGCCGCTACGGCCTGATCGACCGCCACTGCGCGCATCGTGGCGCCGACCTCGCGTTCGGACGGCTGGAGAATGGCGGCTTGCGTTGCGCCTTCCATGGCTGGCTGTTCGATGTCTCCGGCCAGTGCCTGGAGACGCCGGCCGAGCCGAGGGACTCGAAGCTGTGCCAGGGTATCAAGCAGCGCTCCTACCCCGTGGTCGAGAAGAGCGGCATCCTCTGGGCTTATCTCGGCGAAGGCGAGCCGCCGGCATTTCCGGAGATCGACTGCTTTGTGGCGCCCGATAGCCATACCTTTGCGTTCAAGGGCCACATCAATTGCAACTGGCTGCAGGCGCTCGAAGTCGGCATCGATCCGGCGCACGCGTCCTTCCTGCATCGCTTCTTCGAGGACGAGGACACGTCAACCGCCTACGGCAAGCAGTTCCGCGGCGCGTCCGCCGGCAGCGACTTGCCGATGACGAAGATTTTGCGCGAGTACGACAACCCGATCATCAATGTCGAGCACACCGAATACGGCCTGCGCCTGATCGCGCTGCGCGAGATCGACGAAGAGCGCACCCATGTGCGCGTCACCAACCAGCTCTTCCCGCACGGCTTCGTCATCCCGATGAGCACGGAGATGACGATCACGCAGTGGCACGTGCCCATCGATGACGAGAACTGCTACTGGTACGCGATCTTCACCAGCTATGCGGCGCCGGTCGACAAGAAGAAGATGCGCGAACAGCGGCTCGAACTCTACGAACTGCCGGACTACAAGTCGCGGAAGAACAAGAGCAACGATTACGGCTTCGATCCGCACGAACAGGCGACTGCGACCTATACCGGCATGGGCACCGACATCAACGTTCACGATCAATGGGCGGTGGAATCGATGGGCCCGATCCAGGACCGCACCAACGAGCATCTGGGACAATCGGACAAGGCGATCGTGCAGTATCGCCGGCTGCTGCGGCAGGAGATCGAGAAGGTGACGGGCGGCGAGAAGCCGATGCTGTTCCTCGACGCCGCGCATGCGCGCAGCATTCAGGGGCCTGCCACCATGGACGGCATCGGACCGACGTTGGGCTGGGAAATCTACTGGATGGAAGTCGACGTCAAGCGCCGCCGCGGCGCGCCATGGGCGGCGCCGGTGCCGGCTGAGATTTCCGGCAAGATCCAGCATTTGTCGGCGGCGGAGTGA
- a CDS encoding glutamine synthetase family protein, with translation MSFVKRHGLWSKEQQEAASRLRKIVEEKNLEVIRLSFPDQHGILRGKTLVASEAVASLESGCSITTTMLAKDTSHKTVFPVFTAGGGFGMKEMEGAADVLMVADPTTFRVLPWAPTTGWLLCDLYFNDGRPVPFATRHLYRKVIDQLGQRSYDFVAGLEVEFHLFKLDDAHMAPEDAGQPGRPPSVSLLSHGYQYLTEQRYDQMEPALEIIRRDVLALGLPLRSVEVEFGPSQCEFTFAPTKGLAPADNMVLFRSAVKQIARRHGYHATFMCRPKLPNVFASGWHLHQSLVSRASGENAFMAGDKGEVLSPFGRAYLAGLLEHARASTVFTTPTINGYKRYRSYSLAPDRAIWGRDNRGVMIRVLGGPGDAATRLENRIGEPAANPYLYMASQILSGLDGVDRKLDPGPSADAPYETKAALLPKSLREAVFALQDDPFFRGAFGPEFVDYYVHIKNAEIERFQAEVSDWEHREYFEMF, from the coding sequence TTGAGCTTTGTGAAACGTCACGGGCTGTGGTCGAAAGAGCAGCAGGAGGCCGCGAGCCGCCTGCGCAAGATCGTCGAAGAGAAAAATCTCGAAGTCATCCGCCTGTCGTTCCCCGACCAGCACGGAATCCTGCGCGGCAAGACGCTGGTGGCCAGCGAAGCCGTAGCCTCGCTTGAGAGCGGCTGCTCCATCACGACGACCATGCTCGCCAAGGACACCTCGCACAAGACGGTGTTCCCTGTGTTCACCGCCGGCGGCGGGTTCGGCATGAAGGAGATGGAAGGCGCCGCCGATGTGCTGATGGTGGCGGACCCCACCACCTTTCGCGTGCTGCCATGGGCGCCGACCACCGGGTGGCTGCTGTGCGATCTCTATTTCAACGACGGCCGTCCGGTGCCGTTCGCGACGCGGCATCTCTATCGCAAGGTGATCGATCAGCTCGGACAGCGCAGCTACGATTTCGTAGCTGGCCTCGAAGTCGAATTCCATCTCTTCAAGCTCGACGACGCGCACATGGCGCCGGAGGATGCCGGACAGCCGGGTCGGCCGCCTTCCGTCAGCTTGCTCTCGCACGGCTATCAATATCTGACCGAGCAGCGCTACGATCAGATGGAGCCGGCGCTGGAAATCATCCGCCGCGATGTGCTGGCGCTCGGCCTTCCCCTGCGCTCAGTCGAGGTCGAGTTCGGCCCTAGCCAGTGCGAGTTCACGTTCGCGCCGACCAAAGGGCTGGCGCCCGCCGACAACATGGTGCTGTTCCGCTCGGCCGTAAAACAGATTGCGCGCCGCCACGGCTATCACGCGACCTTCATGTGTCGGCCGAAACTGCCCAACGTGTTCGCTTCGGGCTGGCACCTGCATCAGTCGCTGGTGTCGCGCGCGAGCGGCGAGAATGCGTTCATGGCCGGCGACAAGGGCGAGGTGCTGAGCCCGTTTGGCCGCGCCTATCTCGCGGGACTGCTGGAGCACGCCCGCGCGTCAACCGTGTTCACGACGCCGACCATCAACGGCTACAAGCGCTACCGCTCCTATTCGCTGGCGCCCGATCGTGCGATCTGGGGCCGTGACAACCGCGGCGTCATGATCCGCGTGCTCGGCGGTCCGGGCGATGCCGCCACCCGGCTGGAAAACCGCATCGGCGAGCCGGCGGCGAATCCTTATCTCTACATGGCCTCGCAAATTCTCTCAGGGCTCGACGGCGTCGACCGCAAGCTCGATCCGGGTCCGTCGGCGGATGCGCCCTACGAAACCAAGGCGGCGCTGTTGCCGAAGAGCTTGCGCGAGGCGGTGTTCGCGCTACAGGACGATCCGTTCTTCCGCGGAGCGTTCGGGCCTGAGTTCGTGGACTATTACGTCCACATCAAGAATGCGGAGATCGAACGGTTTCAGGCCGAGGTATCGGACTGGGAACATCGCGAATACTTCGAGATGTTTTGA
- the pobA gene encoding 4-hydroxybenzoate 3-monooxygenase, with protein MEPTQVAIIGGGPAGMLLSHMLHLDGIDSVVLERQARDHVLKRIRAGVLEYGTVKLLRDVGLGERMDREGHAHDGSWIAWESRQPFLIDTKRHTGKYMWSFGQTAITEELYRVRAHDGGRVIDEIRQVALHDLDGERPWIGFEKDGKAHRLECDYVAGCDGQHGVSRNSIPTDLLRTYERAYPFGWLGIMSETPPLHQIMYAHHSRGFALASQRNPMLSRYYIQCDLATDLKEWPDERFWEELKRRFPPDIAGKIVTGPSIEKSIAPLRSFVAEPMSYGRLFLAGDAAHNVPPTGAKGLNLAVSDVFYLHRALVAQIKKSDGRYLERYSETALRRVWNAERLSWQLTRLMHVFPDDDDFTRRINLNEFDHLQASPAAQAALAEQYVGMPFEA; from the coding sequence ATGGAACCCACGCAAGTCGCGATTATCGGCGGCGGACCGGCCGGCATGCTGCTGTCACATATGCTGCATCTCGATGGCATCGACAGTGTCGTGCTCGAGCGGCAGGCAAGGGATCACGTACTAAAACGCATCCGCGCCGGCGTTCTCGAATATGGCACCGTCAAGCTATTGCGCGATGTCGGACTCGGCGAACGAATGGATCGGGAGGGCCACGCCCATGACGGTAGCTGGATCGCATGGGAAAGCCGCCAGCCATTTCTGATCGATACCAAACGGCATACCGGCAAGTATATGTGGTCGTTCGGCCAGACGGCGATCACCGAGGAGCTATATCGGGTGCGGGCGCACGACGGCGGTCGCGTGATCGACGAGATCAGACAGGTCGCGCTCCACGACCTCGATGGCGAGAGGCCCTGGATCGGTTTCGAGAAGGACGGCAAAGCGCACAGGCTGGAATGTGACTATGTCGCCGGCTGCGACGGCCAACACGGCGTATCGCGCAACAGCATTCCGACAGACCTGCTGCGAACCTACGAGCGCGCCTATCCGTTCGGCTGGCTCGGCATCATGTCCGAGACGCCGCCACTTCACCAAATCATGTATGCACATCACAGCCGCGGCTTCGCGCTTGCCTCGCAACGCAACCCCATGCTCAGCCGCTACTACATCCAGTGCGACCTCGCGACGGACCTGAAGGAATGGCCGGACGAACGGTTTTGGGAGGAGCTGAAGCGCCGCTTTCCGCCCGACATTGCCGGCAAGATCGTTACCGGCCCGTCAATCGAGAAATCCATTGCGCCGTTGCGCAGCTTCGTCGCCGAACCGATGAGCTATGGCCGGCTGTTCCTGGCGGGAGACGCCGCGCATAACGTTCCACCGACCGGCGCCAAGGGCCTTAACCTCGCGGTTTCCGACGTCTTCTATCTGCATCGCGCGCTGGTCGCGCAGATCAAGAAGAGTGACGGTCGCTATCTGGAGCGCTACTCGGAAACCGCGCTACGCCGGGTCTGGAACGCCGAGCGCTTGTCATGGCAATTGACCCGATTGATGCACGTCTTTCCGGACGACGACGACTTCACACGGCGCATCAACCTCAACGAATTCGATCATCTTCAGGCTTCGCCCGCGGCACAGGCCGCCCTCGCGGAGCAATATGTCGGGATGCCGTTTGAGGCGTAG
- a CDS encoding ABC transporter ATP-binding protein yields MAESKMAETLLEVDGIETCYGLSQVLFGLSLKVKSGEMVALMGRNGMGKTTTIRSIMGMTGARSGTIRFAGEQVRSLPSYKIAKLGIGLVPEGRQIFPNLTVYENLVAASGNRAGNSDPWTIDKIHALFPRLAERGNNMGVTLSGGEQQMLAIGRALMTNPKLLILDEATEGLAPLIREEIWNCLSMLKGRGQSVLVIDKNVANLSRIADRHYIIERGRTVWTGTSEQLIAEPDLQHRYLGI; encoded by the coding sequence ATGGCTGAATCCAAAATGGCTGAAACCTTGTTGGAAGTCGATGGGATCGAGACCTGCTACGGCCTCAGCCAGGTGCTGTTCGGCCTGTCGCTGAAGGTTAAGTCGGGCGAGATGGTCGCCTTGATGGGCCGCAACGGCATGGGCAAGACCACAACCATCCGCTCCATCATGGGCATGACCGGGGCGCGGTCTGGCACGATCCGCTTCGCGGGCGAGCAGGTGCGGAGCCTGCCGTCCTACAAGATCGCAAAGCTCGGTATCGGCCTGGTGCCGGAAGGCCGCCAGATCTTTCCGAACCTGACGGTGTACGAGAATCTGGTGGCGGCCTCGGGCAACCGCGCCGGCAATTCCGATCCCTGGACCATCGACAAAATCCACGCGCTGTTTCCGCGCCTTGCCGAGCGTGGCAATAACATGGGCGTGACGCTGTCGGGCGGCGAGCAGCAGATGCTGGCGATTGGCCGCGCGCTGATGACCAACCCGAAACTACTGATCCTCGACGAAGCCACCGAAGGGCTCGCGCCGCTGATCCGCGAGGAAATTTGGAACTGCCTGTCGATGCTGAAGGGCCGCGGGCAATCCGTGCTCGTCATCGACAAGAACGTCGCCAATCTCTCCCGCATCGCCGACCGCCACTACATCATCGAGCGCGGCCGCACCGTGTGGACGGGTACGAGCGAGCAGTTGATTGCGGAGCCGGATCTGCAGCACCGGTATCTGGGGATTTAG
- a CDS encoding ABC transporter ATP-binding protein: MADPLLRVENLVRSFGGIKATDNLTLDVVPGELHAIIGPNGAGKTTLISQLTGQLMPNSGTIHFAGREVTRLPSYQRSRLGLARSFQITCLLPNFTAADNVALAAQAHDGHSFRFWGAARKERHLRDAAQAALTRVGLAKRADVLVSELSHGEQRELELAVALATKPQLLLLDEPMAGLGVTESARMVALLKELRKEVTIVLVEHDMEAVFALADRITVLVYGRVIASGDPDAIRNNEEVKRAYLGDQHAVTRHG, encoded by the coding sequence GTGGCTGATCCCTTGCTCCGCGTCGAGAACCTGGTTCGCAGCTTCGGCGGCATCAAGGCCACCGACAATCTGACGCTCGACGTCGTGCCGGGCGAACTGCACGCTATCATCGGCCCGAACGGCGCCGGCAAGACCACGCTGATCAGCCAGTTGACGGGACAGTTGATGCCGAATTCCGGCACCATTCACTTCGCCGGCCGCGAGGTCACGCGGCTGCCGTCCTATCAGCGCAGCCGGCTTGGCCTGGCACGCTCGTTCCAGATCACCTGCCTGCTGCCGAATTTCACCGCGGCCGACAATGTCGCGCTCGCAGCCCAAGCCCATGACGGCCACTCGTTCCGCTTCTGGGGCGCTGCGCGCAAGGAGAGGCATCTGCGCGACGCGGCGCAGGCGGCGTTGACGCGGGTAGGGCTCGCCAAACGCGCCGACGTGCTGGTGTCCGAACTGAGCCACGGCGAACAGCGCGAGCTCGAGCTGGCGGTGGCGCTCGCCACAAAACCGCAATTGCTGCTGCTCGACGAGCCGATGGCCGGCCTCGGCGTCACCGAATCCGCGCGCATGGTAGCGTTGCTCAAGGAATTGCGGAAGGAAGTCACCATCGTGCTGGTCGAGCACGACATGGAAGCGGTGTTCGCATTGGCCGACCGCATCACGGTGCTGGTCTATGGCCGCGTGATCGCCTCAGGAGATCCCGATGCCATCCGTAACAATGAGGAAGTCAAGCGCGCCTATCTCGGCGACCAGCATGCGGTGACGCGCCATGGCTGA